The following proteins are co-located in the Dyadobacter chenwenxiniae genome:
- a CDS encoding FAD:protein FMN transferase, protein MINPSEKKDIRRFQIEGLAQGTTYAITYYSEFESVKKPRIDSIFRQLDQSLSIYNPHSVISQFNESDAGVAIDEHFYNVIKKSLEIHQETSGAFDITVYPLVRAWGFANERVNIMPDSAEIQSLLPCVGSEKLRLSRERLDKKIPCVKIDVNGIAQGYSVDVMANFLEANGIANYLVEIGGEIRVKGKKYPDNTPMSIGIETPSENAFSATGIRQVIQVPAGAVTTSGSYRNFRKVGSGRISHIIDPKTGYSAQTEIISATVIADNAITADGYDNALLLIGLQRSMEFLEKHKDLHAYFIYQKPDGTVADTSTAGFTQFLK, encoded by the coding sequence GTGATTAATCCGTCTGAAAAAAAGGACATCAGGCGCTTTCAAATCGAAGGTCTGGCGCAGGGCACGACTTACGCGATCACTTATTACAGTGAATTTGAATCAGTAAAAAAGCCCCGGATCGACAGCATTTTCCGCCAACTCGATCAGTCACTTTCTATTTATAATCCCCATTCCGTTATCAGTCAGTTTAATGAATCTGACGCTGGCGTTGCTATCGACGAGCATTTTTATAATGTTATCAAAAAGTCCCTGGAAATCCATCAGGAAACGAGCGGTGCATTTGACATAACCGTTTACCCGCTGGTGCGGGCTTGGGGGTTCGCAAATGAGCGGGTCAACATTATGCCTGACTCTGCTGAAATTCAATCTTTATTGCCTTGCGTAGGATCTGAAAAGCTCCGTTTAAGCCGCGAGAGACTGGATAAGAAGATTCCCTGCGTAAAAATTGACGTCAATGGCATTGCGCAGGGTTACAGTGTGGATGTGATGGCTAATTTTCTGGAAGCCAATGGGATAGCAAATTATCTTGTTGAAATAGGTGGCGAAATCAGGGTTAAGGGAAAAAAATATCCTGACAACACCCCCATGTCTATCGGAATTGAAACGCCCTCGGAAAATGCATTTTCGGCAACGGGTATCAGGCAGGTTATTCAAGTCCCGGCTGGCGCAGTGACCACCTCGGGAAGTTACCGCAACTTTCGGAAGGTCGGCTCGGGCAGGATCTCACACATTATAGACCCGAAAACAGGCTATTCCGCACAGACCGAAATCATTAGTGCAACCGTCATTGCCGACAATGCAATCACCGCAGACGGATACGATAATGCATTGCTGCTCATTGGTTTACAGCGTTCTATGGAATTTTTGGAAAAGCATAAAGACCTGCATGCTTATTTTATTTATCAAAAGCCGGACGGCACTGTTGCCGACACCAGCACCGCCGGATTTACCCAGTTTCTTAAATGA
- a CDS encoding AraC family transcriptional regulator: protein MKRYFQHEYLKLSHFTAGQWEHPVHNHNHFEIIFVHKGRGAHCVSGTYIPYDGPQLFLLAPCDYHRFEIEEETEFTFIKFSYTYLRSIENIQVTDSWNKNMDQLLIQAQNRTRPLLQTDSEKQKTDSLMRLIAREWQDDKNEGNETVFFLIQAILAIIKRNLVPGFVGSAPKHVEKINRIIQYIHEHIYAVEKTQAAHLAHTFGFSKHYFGLFFKEQTGFTLREYISNNKLHLIENRLKYSSFSIKEISDELSFTDLSHFNKFVKQHRGYTPSELRSQLKNP from the coding sequence ATGAAAAGGTATTTTCAACACGAATATTTAAAATTGTCGCACTTCACCGCCGGTCAGTGGGAGCATCCCGTGCACAACCATAATCATTTCGAAATTATATTCGTACACAAAGGAAGAGGCGCCCATTGTGTTTCCGGAACCTATATTCCCTATGACGGGCCGCAGTTGTTCCTGCTTGCACCTTGCGATTATCACAGGTTTGAAATAGAAGAAGAAACCGAATTCACCTTTATCAAATTCAGCTATACATATCTGAGAAGTATTGAAAATATACAAGTTACTGATAGCTGGAATAAAAATATGGACCAGCTGCTGATCCAGGCGCAAAACAGGACCAGGCCCTTGCTACAAACAGATTCCGAGAAACAGAAGACCGACAGCCTCATGCGGCTCATTGCCCGGGAGTGGCAGGATGATAAAAATGAGGGGAATGAAACAGTATTCTTCCTCATTCAGGCGATACTTGCCATAATTAAGCGAAACCTAGTGCCTGGCTTCGTCGGATCGGCACCTAAGCATGTGGAGAAAATCAACCGCATCATTCAATATATTCACGAGCACATTTACGCAGTGGAAAAAACGCAGGCGGCGCATTTAGCGCACACCTTCGGCTTTTCAAAACACTATTTTGGGTTGTTTTTTAAGGAGCAAACAGGTTTTACCCTGCGGGAATACATTTCGAATAACAAGCTTCACTTAATCGAGAACCGGCTGAAATACAGCTCATTTTCGATTAAAGAAATTAGTGACGAACTCAGCTTTACGGATTTGAGCCATTTCAACAAGTTTGTAAAGCAGCACCGCGGATACACACCTTCTGAACTCCGTAGCCAACTAAAAAATCCCTAA
- a CDS encoding glucosamine-6-phosphate deaminase, with translation MKIVISENKHELGVKAAALAAELIRRTIAEKGSADIILATGTSQFQTLEQLIKEENIDWGKVTMFHLDEFIGLPLAHAASFRKYLKERFLDKVPALKAVYLINGEGVIPEEIAHLNGIISQHPIDVALVGIGENGHLAFNDPPADFENEDPYHVVNLDEPCRMQQMGEGWFGSLEEVPLQAISMTVRQIMKSRYIVCSVPDERKALAVKNSLLEEVSNMYPASILQEHAQCTFFLDKNSASLLSEKVVA, from the coding sequence ATGAAAATTGTCATTTCGGAGAATAAGCACGAATTGGGAGTAAAGGCTGCTGCGCTTGCCGCAGAACTGATCCGCAGAACCATCGCAGAAAAAGGTTCTGCAGACATTATTCTTGCCACGGGAACCAGTCAGTTTCAAACTTTGGAACAATTAATAAAAGAAGAAAACATCGATTGGGGGAAGGTTACCATGTTCCACCTCGACGAATTTATCGGCTTGCCGTTGGCCCATGCCGCCAGTTTCAGAAAGTATTTGAAAGAGCGCTTTCTGGATAAAGTTCCAGCATTAAAAGCCGTTTACCTCATCAATGGTGAAGGCGTCATTCCCGAAGAAATCGCACATCTGAACGGCATTATCAGCCAGCATCCGATTGATGTGGCATTGGTAGGCATTGGTGAAAACGGACATCTTGCATTCAATGATCCGCCTGCCGATTTTGAAAATGAAGACCCATATCATGTTGTAAATCTGGACGAGCCCTGCCGCATGCAACAAATGGGCGAAGGCTGGTTTGGCTCACTGGAAGAGGTCCCTTTGCAGGCGATCAGTATGACGGTGAGGCAGATCATGAAATCCAGGTATATCGTTTGCTCCGTGCCGGACGAGCGTAAAGCATTGGCTGTCAAAAATAGTTTGCTGGAAGAAGTGAGCAACATGTATCCAGCGAGTATTTTGCAGGAGCACGCGCAATGCACGTTTTTTCTGGATAAAAACTCCGCATCCCTGTTATCAGAAAAAGTGGTCGCTTAA
- a CDS encoding SDR family oxidoreductase, whose protein sequence is MKQQTMENVKTALVAGANGIIGENLIQYLAALPDWKIIGLSRRGGKGTEKISYISVDLLDMNDVEVKLAGLSQVTHVFYAAYQDRPTWAELVAPNLSMLTNLVEAIEKISPKLAHVSLMQGYKVYGAHLGPFKTPAKENDAGHMPPEFNVDQQDFLEAAQKGKHWSWSAIRPSVVGGIALGNPMNLAVAIAVYASISKEYNLPLRFPGKPGAYHSLLEMTDSELLAKATIWAATDEKCANQAFNINNGDLFRWNDMWPKIARYFGMEVAPPLQMSLTTIMADKEALWKNMIQKYSLAPHNYGELSSWTFSDFVFSWDYDMFADGSKARRFGFHEYVDTEEMFIKIFDSLKKRKVIP, encoded by the coding sequence ATGAAGCAGCAAACCATGGAAAATGTAAAAACAGCACTCGTTGCCGGAGCAAACGGCATTATCGGCGAGAATCTCATTCAATATCTAGCAGCCCTGCCGGATTGGAAAATTATTGGGCTATCCAGAAGAGGTGGAAAAGGAACTGAGAAGATCTCCTACATTTCGGTTGATCTTCTGGACATGAACGATGTTGAGGTCAAACTGGCTGGCCTTTCCCAAGTCACACACGTTTTTTATGCGGCATACCAGGACAGGCCGACCTGGGCAGAGCTTGTTGCGCCCAATCTTTCCATGCTCACGAATTTGGTGGAAGCGATTGAAAAAATATCACCGAAGTTGGCGCATGTAAGCTTAATGCAGGGTTATAAGGTTTACGGCGCTCATCTGGGGCCTTTTAAAACGCCTGCAAAAGAAAACGATGCGGGCCATATGCCGCCCGAATTCAATGTCGATCAGCAAGATTTCCTTGAAGCAGCTCAAAAAGGCAAGCATTGGAGCTGGTCGGCGATCCGTCCTTCCGTTGTGGGAGGCATTGCGCTGGGCAATCCTATGAACCTGGCCGTGGCAATTGCCGTGTACGCCTCTATTTCCAAAGAATATAATTTACCGTTGCGCTTCCCCGGTAAACCGGGTGCTTATCATTCCTTATTGGAAATGACCGACTCGGAGCTGTTGGCAAAAGCGACCATTTGGGCAGCAACTGACGAAAAGTGTGCAAACCAGGCATTTAATATTAATAATGGCGACCTGTTCCGTTGGAATGATATGTGGCCAAAAATTGCCCGTTATTTTGGAATGGAAGTTGCACCGCCGTTACAAATGTCGCTCACAACGATCATGGCCGATAAAGAGGCTCTTTGGAAAAATATGATTCAGAAATACTCCCTTGCGCCCCATAACTATGGCGAATTGTCTTCCTGGACATTCAGCGATTTCGTATTCTCCTGGGATTACGACATGTTCGCGGACGGATCAAAAGCAAGGCGGTTTGGCTTCCATGAGTATGTGGACACCGAAGAAATGTTTATAAAAATTTTTGATTCGCTGAAAAAACGAAAGGTAATCCCATAA
- a CDS encoding LacI family DNA-binding transcriptional regulator codes for MRRLATIKDIAKALGISVATVSRALRDAYDVSPRTRQLVLEKAQELHYKPNFNATGLVKSSTHKIGVIIPAITNYYFSTVITGIQEVAQSKGYNIILYITNDSPELEKKIVYDLSLSSLDGLLACVSSPSDACKHFQELIDDGLPVVFFDRVPEKISISKVMQDDYNGAYQAVNHLIEMGYQKIAHITGPKGMFLTENRLRGYKDALRDQQLDFDSDWVVYSGFSQQDGEADIEQLLIENTKRPDAIFAVNDRKAIGAMVALKRKNIRIGAEVGVIGFTNDPICEIISPTLSTVAEPAYEIGRKSCELLLTHIKKVNFAGEEVVLSGALIVRESTSRI; via the coding sequence ATGCGCAGATTAGCCACCATTAAAGACATTGCAAAAGCACTGGGCATATCCGTCGCGACGGTTTCCAGGGCGTTGCGCGACGCCTATGATGTGAGCCCGCGAACGAGGCAACTGGTGCTGGAAAAGGCACAGGAGTTGCATTACAAGCCCAATTTTAATGCAACGGGTTTGGTAAAAAGCAGTACGCACAAGATCGGCGTAATCATCCCGGCAATTACCAATTATTACTTTTCAACGGTGATTACCGGCATTCAGGAAGTGGCTCAAAGCAAGGGTTATAACATCATTTTATACATTACAAATGACTCGCCGGAGCTTGAAAAAAAGATCGTCTATGATCTTTCGCTAAGCAGTCTGGATGGTTTGCTGGCCTGCGTTTCCTCGCCTTCGGATGCTTGCAAACATTTCCAGGAACTGATCGATGATGGCCTTCCTGTTGTCTTTTTTGACCGTGTTCCTGAAAAAATCAGTATTTCAAAGGTCATGCAGGACGATTACAATGGGGCATATCAGGCTGTGAACCACTTGATTGAAATGGGCTATCAAAAGATCGCTCACATCACGGGGCCGAAGGGCATGTTTCTGACAGAAAATCGGCTGCGTGGTTATAAAGATGCACTTCGGGATCAACAGCTTGATTTTGATAGCGACTGGGTCGTTTATTCCGGATTTTCCCAACAGGATGGCGAGGCGGATATTGAGCAATTATTAATAGAAAATACGAAAAGACCGGATGCAATTTTCGCAGTGAACGATCGCAAGGCAATTGGCGCAATGGTGGCTCTGAAACGTAAAAATATCCGGATAGGCGCCGAAGTGGGCGTTATAGGCTTTACCAATGACCCAATTTGTGAAATCATTTCTCCCACCTTATCAACTGTTGCCGAGCCCGCTTACGAAATCGGCCGAAAGAGCTGCGAATTGTTGCTCACCCACATTAAAAAGGTCAACTTTGCCGGAGAAGAAGTCGTTCTTTCGGGCGCGTTGATCGTGCGGGAATCTACATCCCGCATTTAG
- a CDS encoding Gfo/Idh/MocA family protein: protein MKKRDFLKLTGLSSIGLLNAGYANASPLEQTPEVIPSAPKFNMSGYAAPKIEIVRMGYIGLGNRGGGAIQRIKKLENVQVKALCDIRTEKAEQAKKTFEGTEHNPKVYSGTADAWKQMCDQEDLDLIYICTPWSLHAPMAIYAMERGKHVAVEIPAAVTVDECWQLVQTSEKTKKHCMMLENCCYDFFELLTLNMARQGYFGEIIHAEGAYIHDIYDSFFDKSKRFDLWRLKENQRNGNLYPTHGLGPVAQIMDINRGDKMDYLVSMASNDFMLQARAEKLAAEDPEFKQFKGKKFRGNMNTTTIRTAKGKTIMLQHDVTSPRVYSRLHVISGTKGSAQKYPLPEAGPAGSPAGSPEGRIAQGHEWLKEAEFKALEQKYQPEIVKRIGELAKKVGGHGGMDFLMDWRLIDCLRNGLALDQDVYDAASWSVIAPLSEWSVAHRSNSIDIPDFTAGAWKTNKPVDIALSQGGNTGVKS from the coding sequence ATGAAAAAAAGAGATTTCCTCAAACTCACCGGATTAAGCAGCATCGGACTGCTGAATGCCGGTTACGCTAATGCCAGCCCACTCGAACAGACCCCGGAGGTTATTCCCTCCGCTCCGAAATTCAACATGAGCGGCTATGCAGCGCCAAAAATCGAAATCGTTCGCATGGGTTACATTGGACTCGGCAACCGAGGCGGGGGTGCCATTCAGCGGATCAAAAAATTGGAAAATGTGCAGGTTAAGGCACTTTGTGATATCAGAACGGAAAAGGCGGAGCAAGCGAAAAAAACTTTTGAAGGCACGGAGCATAATCCAAAGGTTTATTCCGGAACGGCCGATGCCTGGAAGCAAATGTGCGACCAGGAAGATCTGGACCTCATTTATATATGCACGCCCTGGAGCCTGCACGCGCCCATGGCCATTTACGCAATGGAGCGAGGCAAGCACGTAGCCGTCGAGATTCCCGCAGCTGTAACGGTCGATGAATGCTGGCAATTGGTTCAGACTTCGGAGAAAACCAAGAAGCATTGTATGATGCTTGAAAACTGCTGTTATGATTTTTTTGAATTACTCACCTTGAATATGGCCCGCCAAGGCTATTTCGGCGAAATTATCCACGCCGAGGGTGCTTATATACACGACATTTACGATTCATTTTTTGATAAATCCAAACGTTTCGATCTCTGGCGATTGAAAGAAAATCAGCGTAATGGAAATCTCTATCCAACCCACGGATTAGGGCCTGTGGCGCAGATTATGGACATCAACCGCGGCGATAAGATGGATTATCTGGTCAGCATGGCCAGTAACGATTTCATGCTGCAGGCACGCGCCGAGAAGCTGGCCGCCGAAGATCCCGAGTTCAAACAATTTAAGGGCAAGAAATTCCGGGGGAATATGAACACGACCACGATCCGGACAGCAAAAGGAAAAACGATCATGCTGCAGCATGACGTAACTTCGCCCCGCGTTTATTCGCGATTGCACGTGATCAGCGGCACAAAGGGATCAGCACAAAAATATCCATTGCCCGAAGCAGGGCCGGCTGGGAGCCCGGCTGGAAGCCCGGAAGGTCGTATTGCCCAGGGCCACGAATGGCTTAAAGAAGCCGAGTTCAAAGCATTGGAACAAAAATACCAGCCTGAAATTGTGAAAAGAATTGGCGAGCTCGCCAAGAAAGTTGGAGGCCACGGAGGCATGGACTTCCTGATGGACTGGCGACTGATCGACTGCCTGAGAAATGGCTTAGCGCTCGACCAGGACGTTTATGACGCAGCTTCGTGGAGTGTTATCGCACCTCTGAGCGAATGGTCTGTTGCGCACCGTTCCAATTCCATCGACATTCCCGATTTTACTGCCGGAGCCTGGAAAACCAATAAACCCGTCGACATTGCGCTTTCGCAAGGAGGAAATACGGGTGTGAAATCTTAG
- a CDS encoding Gfo/Idh/MocA family protein yields MAAQSSSRRHFIATGLTAAAGLSVINHPLFAALPKAADKIRLGIIGTGSRGAGLCTLIKEMPEIALVACCDTIPENLQKGLSLAEKGAKGYSDYRKLLEDKSIDAVIIATPLYLHYPMAVTAIEAGKHIYLEKSMTYDIPQAIDLVKKVNDSKLVFQIGYQYRYYGLYHRVKEIIKENWLGKVTHFECQYNRNSNWRFPVKDPKMERQINWRMYREYCGGPLSELCAHEIDVVNYLVDSHPTKVVGLGGINYWKDGRDTYDNIRTVYDYPGGVKASVTSVLSNAYNGYSIRILGDKATVEILRDKAYIYAETTNNAKGTVDGVTGATLAVTTQGKGVEVSYGKPGEESLEPTVYALQDFVTCIKDKKKPISNVETGRDGSIAIHMGNAAADTESVQIWKPEYSV; encoded by the coding sequence ATGGCAGCTCAATCTTCTTCCCGCAGGCATTTTATTGCAACAGGATTAACCGCAGCCGCAGGCCTGTCGGTAATCAACCATCCGCTCTTCGCAGCGCTGCCAAAAGCTGCCGACAAGATACGTCTGGGCATTATTGGCACAGGTTCCCGGGGAGCTGGCTTGTGCACATTGATCAAGGAAATGCCTGAGATTGCATTGGTGGCATGTTGTGACACGATCCCTGAAAACCTGCAAAAAGGGTTAAGCCTGGCAGAAAAAGGAGCAAAAGGCTACTCCGATTATCGCAAATTGCTGGAAGACAAAAGCATTGACGCAGTGATTATTGCTACGCCCCTTTATTTGCATTATCCCATGGCTGTTACGGCCATAGAAGCCGGAAAGCACATTTATCTTGAAAAATCAATGACTTATGACATTCCGCAAGCCATTGATCTGGTCAAAAAAGTGAATGATTCTAAGCTGGTTTTTCAAATTGGTTATCAGTATCGTTACTATGGTTTATATCACCGGGTTAAGGAAATTATAAAGGAAAACTGGCTGGGTAAGGTTACGCATTTTGAATGTCAGTATAACCGCAATTCCAACTGGCGCTTTCCGGTGAAAGATCCCAAAATGGAGCGTCAGATCAACTGGAGAATGTATCGCGAATATTGCGGAGGCCCGCTTTCCGAGCTTTGCGCGCATGAAATTGATGTGGTGAATTATCTGGTCGACAGCCACCCGACAAAAGTCGTCGGCCTGGGAGGCATTAATTACTGGAAGGATGGGCGCGACACTTATGACAACATCCGGACAGTTTACGATTATCCGGGCGGCGTCAAGGCAAGCGTAACTTCTGTGCTTTCCAACGCATACAATGGTTACAGTATCAGGATTTTAGGAGACAAAGCAACGGTCGAGATCCTTCGCGACAAAGCATACATTTATGCCGAAACCACTAATAATGCCAAAGGAACTGTGGATGGTGTGACAGGTGCGACACTGGCGGTGACCACCCAGGGAAAAGGCGTAGAAGTAAGTTATGGAAAACCTGGCGAGGAAAGTCTGGAACCGACAGTTTATGCATTGCAGGACTTCGTAACATGCATTAAGGATAAAAAGAAACCCATTTCAAATGTTGAGACCGGGCGCGACGGCTCCATAGCCATCCATATGGGCAATGCTGCGGCGGACACGGAGTCCGTGCAGATCTGGAAGCCTGAATATTCCGTCTGA